In Streptomyces rapamycinicus NRRL 5491, the genomic stretch TCGTGCTGACCATGGCGCTCGCCCGCCTCGGCGCCGTGCAGACCCCGCTCATCCCGTACTACCGCGACCGCGAGGTGCGGTTCGCGCTCCGCGCGTCCGGGGCGCGGTTCTTCGCCGCACCCGGCCGGTGGCGCGGCTTCGACCACACCGCGATGGCACGCCGCCTGGCCGCCGAACTGCCGGAGCCGCCGACGGTCTTCGAGGCGTACGACACGCTGCCGGTGGCCGACCCCAAGGCGCTGCGGCTGCCGCCACCGCCCACCGACGGACGGGCCGTCCGCTGGATCTACTGGACCTCGGGCACCACCTCCGACCCCAAGGGCGTGCTGCACACCGACCGCAGCCTCATCGCCGCCGGTGCCTGCCTCGCCCACGCGCTGCGGCTCGGCCCGGACGACGTCGGGTCCATGGCCTTCCCGTACGCCCATGTCGCGGGGCCCGACTACACCGTGATGCTGCTGCTCTACGGCTTCCCGGCGGTGCTTCTCGAGCACTTCTCGCTGCCCGAGTCGCTGCCCGCCTACCGGCGGCACGGGGTGACGGTCGCGGGCGGCAGCACCGCCTTCTACTCGATGTTCCTGGCCGAGCAGCGCAAGAACCCCTCGCGCCGCCTCATCCCCACCCTGCGGCTCCTCGCGGGCGGCGGCGCGCCCAAGCCGCCCGAGCTCTACTACGAAGTCGTACGGGAGCTGGGCTGCACGCTCACCCATGGCTACGGGATGACCGAAGTCCCCATGATCACCATGGGAGCGCCGGACGACACGGACGAGAACCTCGCCACCACCGAGGGCCGCCCGCCCAAGGAGATGGAGATCCGTGTGGTGGACGGTCAGGTGCGGCTGCGCGGCGAGGCGGTCTGCGCCGGATATCTGGACGAGGCCGAGAGCCGTAAGGCGTTCGACGCGGACGGCTTCTTCCTCACCGGCGATCTCGGCCACCTCACGGAGAGCGGCCATCTGGTGCTGACCGGCCGCGTCAAGGACATCATCATCCGCAAGGGCGAGAACATCTCGGCCAAGGAGATCGAGCAGCTGCTGTACCAGCACCCGGACGTGGGCGATGTGGCGGTGATCGGCCTGCCCGACCCGGACCGGGGCGAGCTGGTCTGCGCCGTCGTGGAGCAGCCGGCCGGGGCGGCGGCGCTGACGCTCGGCCAGGTCGTGTCGTATCTGCGAGGGGCCGGGCTGTCGGTGCACAAGCTGCCGGAGCGGCTCGAGGTGGTGGACGCCCTGCCGCGTAACGAGACGCTGCGGAAGGTGCTGAAGTACCAGCTGCGGGAGCGGTTCGCGGAGGGCGCCGCCTAGGCTGAGCGCTCCGCGGGAAGTGCCGCGAGGTGCGGTCGTTCATCCGCGGCTGCGTCGTGGCTGGTCGCCCACGCGGCGGAGCCGCATATCGACACAGCCGCGGCGGAGCCGCATATCGACACAGTCCCGCGCCCCTTCGGGGCGCACCCGAACCGCACCGGACTTCAACGAGGCCGCTTAGCCGTTGGTCGTGCTGTACGTGGCCGTGGCCTGGTCGAAGTACTGGTTGACCGCCCGGCGCTCATCGGACGGACCGATGACCAGGACCACGTGGTAGCGGCCGTCGATCAGCATCGCGAGGTTGCGCGCGTACACGT encodes the following:
- a CDS encoding AMP-binding protein, with the translated sequence MTDIAHELGSSATLWELLERRAALTPDAPALLQATASARHDRRLTFGALRTRAERTAAGLYRLGIRPGSRVAWQLPTRIETVVLTMALARLGAVQTPLIPYYRDREVRFALRASGARFFAAPGRWRGFDHTAMARRLAAELPEPPTVFEAYDTLPVADPKALRLPPPPTDGRAVRWIYWTSGTTSDPKGVLHTDRSLIAAGACLAHALRLGPDDVGSMAFPYAHVAGPDYTVMLLLYGFPAVLLEHFSLPESLPAYRRHGVTVAGGSTAFYSMFLAEQRKNPSRRLIPTLRLLAGGGAPKPPELYYEVVRELGCTLTHGYGMTEVPMITMGAPDDTDENLATTEGRPPKEMEIRVVDGQVRLRGEAVCAGYLDEAESRKAFDADGFFLTGDLGHLTESGHLVLTGRVKDIIIRKGENISAKEIEQLLYQHPDVGDVAVIGLPDPDRGELVCAVVEQPAGAAALTLGQVVSYLRGAGLSVHKLPERLEVVDALPRNETLRKVLKYQLRERFAEGAA